Proteins found in one Luteimonas chenhongjianii genomic segment:
- a CDS encoding SDR family oxidoreductase — protein MSRITLITGASRGLGRNTALAIARTGGDVVLTFRNNADEAQATVAAIEALGRDAVALQLDTGEVDAFPGFVQRLRAALRTRWQRDDFDHLVNNAGHGDTAPIAETTVAQFDRLVDVHFKGVFFLTQALLPVIRDGGRIVNISTGLTRFAYPGYAAYAAAKAAVETLSLYMAKEFGPRGIAVNTVAPGAIATDFGGGAVRDNAQINAQLAGITALGRVGVTDDIGPMIAALLTDANRWVNAQRIEVSGGQAI, from the coding sequence ATGTCCCGGATCACCCTCATCACCGGCGCCAGTCGCGGCCTCGGTCGCAACACCGCACTCGCGATCGCCCGCACTGGCGGCGACGTGGTGCTCACCTTCCGCAACAATGCCGACGAGGCGCAGGCGACCGTCGCCGCCATCGAAGCGCTTGGACGCGACGCCGTTGCCCTGCAGCTCGACACCGGCGAAGTCGATGCGTTCCCCGGTTTCGTCCAACGCCTGCGCGCGGCCCTGCGCACGCGCTGGCAGCGCGACGACTTCGACCACCTCGTCAACAATGCCGGCCACGGCGATACCGCGCCGATCGCCGAGACCACCGTCGCCCAGTTCGACCGTCTGGTGGACGTGCATTTCAAGGGCGTGTTCTTCCTGACACAGGCGCTGCTGCCGGTGATCCGCGACGGCGGCCGCATCGTCAATATCTCCACCGGCCTCACCCGGTTCGCCTATCCCGGCTACGCGGCATACGCGGCGGCCAAGGCGGCGGTCGAGACCTTGAGTCTGTACATGGCCAAGGAATTCGGCCCGCGCGGCATCGCAGTCAACACCGTCGCCCCGGGTGCGATCGCAACCGACTTTGGTGGCGGCGCGGTTCGCGACAACGCGCAGATCAACGCCCAGCTCGCAGGCATCACCGCCCTCGGGCGTGTGGGCGTGACGGATGACATCGGCCCGATGATCGCCGCGCTGCTGACCGACGCGAACCGCTGGGTCAACGCCCAACGCATCGAAGTCTCGGGCGGTCAGGCGATCTGA
- a CDS encoding beta-lactamase hydrolase domain-containing protein has product MQSPVLERFATPVAGIHSGGRISADDLPALRAAGIRHVINLAPAAETPGFDEAASVRAAGMGYDALPIAGAGDLDRDAVVAFDRLLQAADGPTLVHCGSGNRVGALAALRAAWLHGADEEAAVEEGRRWGLRGLEGEVRGRLSRER; this is encoded by the coding sequence ATGCAATCTCCCGTACTCGAACGCTTTGCCACGCCGGTCGCTGGCATCCACAGCGGGGGCCGGATCAGCGCCGACGATCTGCCGGCGCTGCGAGCGGCGGGCATCCGCCACGTGATCAACCTGGCGCCGGCTGCGGAGACGCCCGGCTTCGACGAGGCCGCTTCGGTGCGCGCGGCAGGGATGGGCTACGACGCCTTGCCCATTGCCGGGGCGGGTGATCTGGACCGCGATGCGGTGGTGGCCTTCGACCGGCTGCTGCAGGCCGCCGACGGGCCGACGCTGGTGCACTGCGGAAGCGGCAATCGCGTCGGTGCGCTGGCGGCGCTGCGGGCGGCCTGGCTGCACGGTGCCGACGAGGAGGCCGCGGTGGAGGAAGGCCGGCGCTGGGGCCTGCGCGGGCTGGAAGGCGAGGTGCGCGGGCGCCTTTCACGCGAGCGCTGA
- a CDS encoding type I restriction endonuclease subunit R has translation MNLHQEHHFEREICEHLAANGWLYADGDAAHYDRPSALYLPDLVAWLQATQPESWEALAKTHGPQATARLAERIRKNLDERGTLDVLRRGVEMVGLKRPLTLVQFRPALSINTVIEQHHAANRLRVVRQVKHSPNRPNDCMDLVLFVNGIAVATAELKSDFTQSVGDAVDQYRLDRNPHPKGGVPELLLSFPGGALVHFAVSQAEVMMTTRLAGTDTFFLPFNRGNGGGAGNAPDPGGFATRYLWEEVWARDSWLEILGRYLIGKRDEKKRLKTVIFPRYHQLDATRKLVADVRANGAGQRYLIQHSAGSGKTNSIAWTAHFLADLHDAANAKVFDSVLVVSDRAVLDAQLQEAIFDFERTTGVVATITGEHGSKSAQLGEALKAGKKIIVCTIQTFPVALKTVQELAATEGKRFAVIADEAHSSQTGQSAADLKKFLSAQEWAELQDGGEIDAETLLNAQMGARSASLTYVAFTATPKGKTLEIFGRPGPDGLPQPFHVYSMRQAIEERFILDVLKNYTPYSLAFRLAHDGQEFDNTEVERSTAMKGIMQWVRLHPYNIAAKVQIVVEHYRENVQPLLDGRAKAMVVVGSRREAVRWQKAIRAYLERQGYPLGVLVAFSGEIDDSESYPEPVTESNALLNPGLKGRDIREAFAGPDYHLLLVANKFQTGFDQPLLCGMYVDKKLGGIQAVQTLSRLNRAHPGKDTTYILDFQNDTGEILAAFRTYYETAELEATTDPNLVYDLRAKLDAAGHYDDFEVERVAKVELDPQAKQSQLAAALQPVADRLLKRYKAAAQARGAAETSGDNAAAAEAKDALDALVLFKGDMGAFVRLYAFLSQMFDYGNTAIEKRFLFYRRLLPLLEFGRERDTVDLSKVALTHHTLRSRGLQALNLDSGGSYPLAPVDAVGSGRVQEKEQAYLREIIERVNGLFEGQLSDEDQLRFVESVRDQMLENDRLGIQAGHNSKLQFANSPDLTPALVSAVMDALERFTSLGSQTLNSDRVQDGLKDILLGPGQLYEMLRARSSPEIRTG, from the coding sequence ATGAATCTGCACCAGGAACACCACTTCGAACGCGAGATCTGCGAACACCTCGCCGCCAATGGTTGGCTGTACGCGGACGGCGACGCCGCGCACTACGACCGGCCGAGCGCGCTCTACCTGCCGGACCTCGTGGCCTGGCTGCAGGCCACGCAGCCGGAGAGCTGGGAGGCACTTGCGAAGACCCATGGGCCCCAGGCCACGGCGCGGCTGGCGGAGCGCATCCGCAAGAACCTCGACGAGCGCGGCACGCTGGACGTGTTGCGCCGGGGCGTGGAGATGGTGGGGCTCAAGCGCCCGCTGACCTTGGTGCAGTTCCGCCCGGCGCTTTCGATCAATACCGTCATCGAACAGCACCACGCGGCAAATCGCCTGCGCGTGGTGCGGCAGGTCAAGCACTCGCCCAATCGTCCGAACGACTGCATGGACCTGGTGCTGTTCGTCAACGGAATCGCGGTGGCGACGGCCGAGCTGAAATCCGATTTCACCCAGAGCGTGGGCGATGCGGTGGACCAGTATCGGCTGGACCGCAATCCGCATCCCAAGGGCGGCGTGCCCGAGCTCCTGCTGTCGTTCCCGGGCGGTGCGCTGGTGCACTTCGCGGTGAGCCAGGCCGAGGTGATGATGACCACGCGGCTGGCCGGCACGGACACGTTCTTCCTGCCCTTCAACCGCGGCAACGGCGGCGGCGCGGGCAATGCGCCGGATCCGGGCGGCTTCGCCACCCGTTATCTGTGGGAAGAAGTGTGGGCGCGCGACAGCTGGCTGGAAATCCTCGGCCGCTACCTGATCGGCAAGCGCGACGAGAAGAAGCGGCTCAAGACGGTGATCTTCCCGCGTTACCACCAGCTCGACGCGACCCGGAAGCTGGTGGCCGATGTGCGCGCGAACGGGGCAGGGCAGCGCTACCTGATCCAGCATTCGGCAGGCTCGGGCAAGACCAACTCCATCGCGTGGACGGCGCACTTCCTGGCCGATCTGCACGATGCGGCCAATGCCAAGGTGTTCGACAGCGTGCTGGTGGTGAGCGACCGTGCCGTGCTGGATGCGCAGCTGCAGGAGGCAATCTTCGACTTCGAGCGGACCACCGGCGTAGTGGCCACCATCACCGGCGAACACGGCAGCAAGAGCGCGCAGCTGGGCGAGGCGCTGAAGGCTGGCAAGAAGATCATCGTCTGCACCATCCAGACCTTCCCCGTCGCGTTGAAGACCGTGCAGGAGCTGGCTGCCACCGAAGGCAAGCGCTTCGCGGTGATTGCCGACGAGGCGCACAGCTCGCAGACGGGGCAGTCGGCGGCCGACCTGAAGAAGTTTCTCAGTGCCCAGGAATGGGCCGAACTGCAGGACGGCGGCGAGATCGACGCTGAGACGTTACTCAATGCACAGATGGGCGCACGCAGCGCCTCACTGACTTATGTCGCCTTCACCGCAACTCCGAAGGGCAAGACGCTGGAGATCTTCGGCAGGCCCGGGCCTGACGGGCTGCCACAGCCGTTCCATGTGTACTCGATGCGCCAGGCGATCGAAGAGCGCTTCATCCTCGACGTGCTGAAGAACTACACGCCCTACAGCCTGGCGTTCCGCCTGGCGCACGACGGGCAGGAGTTCGACAACACCGAGGTCGAGCGCTCGACGGCGATGAAGGGAATCATGCAGTGGGTTCGCCTGCACCCCTACAACATCGCCGCCAAGGTGCAGATCGTGGTGGAGCACTACCGCGAGAACGTGCAGCCGCTGCTCGACGGCCGGGCCAAGGCGATGGTGGTGGTGGGCTCGCGGCGCGAAGCGGTGCGCTGGCAGAAGGCGATCCGCGCCTATCTCGAGCGTCAGGGCTATCCGCTGGGCGTGCTGGTGGCGTTTTCCGGCGAGATCGACGATTCCGAGAGCTATCCCGAACCGGTGACCGAATCGAACGCGCTGCTCAACCCGGGGCTCAAGGGGCGCGACATCCGCGAGGCCTTCGCCGGGCCGGACTACCACCTGCTGCTGGTGGCCAACAAGTTCCAGACCGGCTTCGACCAGCCGCTGCTGTGCGGCATGTACGTGGACAAGAAGCTCGGCGGGATCCAGGCGGTGCAGACGCTGTCGCGTCTCAACCGGGCGCATCCGGGCAAGGACACGACCTACATCCTCGATTTCCAGAACGACACCGGCGAGATCCTCGCGGCATTCCGCACCTACTACGAAACCGCGGAACTGGAAGCCACGACCGATCCGAACCTGGTCTACGACCTGCGCGCGAAGCTGGATGCCGCCGGCCATTACGACGATTTCGAGGTCGAACGGGTGGCGAAAGTGGAGCTGGACCCGCAGGCGAAGCAGTCGCAACTGGCCGCGGCATTGCAGCCCGTCGCTGACCGCCTGCTCAAGCGCTACAAGGCAGCTGCACAGGCCCGGGGCGCTGCCGAAACATCCGGCGATAACGCCGCTGCTGCCGAGGCCAAGGACGCGCTGGACGCGCTGGTGCTGTTCAAGGGTGACATGGGCGCGTTCGTGCGGCTGTATGCCTTCCTGTCGCAGATGTTCGACTACGGCAATACCGCAATCGAAAAACGCTTCCTGTTCTACCGGCGCCTGCTGCCGCTGCTGGAATTCGGCCGTGAGCGCGACACCGTGGACCTGTCGAAGGTGGCACTGACCCATCACACCCTGCGCAGCCGAGGGCTCCAGGCGCTCAACCTCGATTCCGGGGGCAGCTACCCGCTGGCCCCCGTGGACGCGGTGGGTAGCGGACGTGTGCAGGAGAAGGAACAGGCCTACCTGCGCGAGATCATCGAGCGGGTCAACGGCCTGTTCGAGGGGCAGCTCAGTGATGAGGACCAGTTGCGGTTCGTCGAGAGCGTCCGGGATCAGATGCTTGAGAACGATCGACTCGGCATACAGGCGGGGCACAACAGCAAGCTGCAATTCGCAAACTCGCCTGACCTCACGCCCGCACTCGTTAGCGCAGTCATGGACGCGTTGGAAAGATTCACGTCGCTGGGCAGTCAGACATTGAACTCCGACAGGGTGCAGGACGGCCTGAAAGACATCCTGCTTGGCCCTGGGCAGTTGTATGAGATGTTGCGGGCTCGTTCGAGTCCGGAGATTCGGACGGGCTAG
- a CDS encoding ferredoxin has protein sequence MPHDHAAAQSGQLDACIQACTACHAICLQTIAHCLRQGGRHVEHAHMTLMMACADICRTSADTMLRGADVHVHTCAACAAICRACAESCAAMAEGDPAMQRCADACAECARHCEEMAA, from the coding sequence ATGCCTCACGACCACGCCGCCGCTCAGTCCGGACAGCTCGACGCCTGCATCCAGGCCTGCACCGCCTGCCATGCCATCTGCCTGCAAACCATCGCCCACTGCCTGCGCCAGGGCGGCCGGCACGTGGAACACGCGCACATGACGCTGATGATGGCCTGCGCCGACATCTGCAGGACCAGCGCCGACACCATGTTGCGCGGCGCCGACGTGCACGTGCACACCTGCGCAGCCTGCGCCGCGATCTGCCGCGCCTGCGCCGAAAGCTGCGCCGCGATGGCCGAAGGCGACCCCGCCATGCAGCGCTGCGCCGATGCCTGCGCCGAGTGCGCACGTCATTGCGAGGAGATGGCGGCCTGA
- a CDS encoding Fic family protein, translated as MPQQVESTRAGRYLRQPTGYSAFFPAPLPPEPALTLTGSLQGLLSQADRALGRLDGSVLTLPNPDLFVFMYVRKEAVLSSQIEGTQSSLQDLLAAEADLFDETMPRDVDEVVNYVRAMKHGLARLQTLPVSVRLIREIHGVLLDGVRGGRLQPGELRRSQNWIGPAGCTLATASFVPPPHEDVPQALSELERFLHAEDDLPALVRIALAHVQFETIHPFLDGNGRVGRLLITFLLTECGVLHKPVLYLSHYFRRHRQAYYDHLQAVRDRGAWEDWLQFFLHGVVEVAGEAAETARRIQLLREQHRLAITDGLGRAAGNGHRVLESLYDRPIVTVSDVRAMTGTTYPAANMLVARLADLGILMEMTGFARNRRFRYEPYVRLFTDDVVAEGEASL; from the coding sequence ATGCCCCAGCAGGTCGAATCCACGCGCGCGGGCCGTTACCTGCGCCAACCCACCGGGTACAGCGCGTTCTTCCCCGCACCCCTGCCGCCCGAACCCGCACTCACCCTGACCGGGTCATTGCAGGGACTGCTGTCGCAGGCCGACCGCGCGCTCGGGCGACTGGATGGTTCGGTACTGACCCTGCCGAACCCCGATCTGTTCGTCTTCATGTACGTGCGCAAGGAGGCCGTGCTCTCCAGCCAGATCGAGGGCACGCAGAGTTCGCTGCAGGATCTGCTGGCGGCCGAAGCCGATCTGTTCGACGAGACCATGCCGCGCGATGTGGACGAGGTGGTCAATTACGTCCGCGCGATGAAACATGGGCTGGCCCGGCTGCAGACGTTGCCGGTCTCGGTCCGCCTGATCCGCGAGATCCATGGGGTGTTGCTGGACGGGGTTCGAGGCGGACGGCTGCAGCCCGGCGAGCTGCGTCGCAGCCAGAACTGGATCGGCCCGGCCGGCTGCACTCTCGCAACGGCGAGTTTTGTGCCACCCCCGCATGAGGATGTGCCCCAGGCGCTGAGTGAGCTGGAACGCTTCCTGCATGCGGAGGACGATCTGCCCGCGCTTGTGAGGATTGCCCTGGCGCATGTGCAGTTCGAGACCATCCATCCGTTTCTTGACGGGAATGGCCGCGTTGGACGGCTGCTGATCACCTTCCTGCTGACCGAATGCGGCGTGCTGCACAAGCCCGTGCTGTACCTGTCCCATTATTTCCGCCGGCACCGGCAGGCCTACTACGACCATCTTCAAGCGGTTCGCGATCGCGGGGCATGGGAGGACTGGCTGCAGTTCTTCCTGCACGGCGTGGTGGAGGTGGCGGGCGAAGCGGCTGAAACCGCGCGCAGGATCCAGCTGTTGCGCGAGCAGCACCGGCTTGCAATCACGGATGGACTGGGGCGCGCTGCCGGCAACGGGCATCGGGTGTTGGAGAGCCTGTATGACCGCCCGATCGTCACGGTGTCGGACGTGCGGGCGATGACTGGTACCACTTATCCCGCTGCCAACATGCTGGTCGCGCGCCTGGCGGATCTGGGGATATTGATGGAGATGACCGGCTTCGCGCGGAACCGCCGGTTCCGCTACGAACCGTATGTGCGACTGTTTACGGATGATGTCGTGGCCGAGGGGGAGGCCAGCTTATGA
- a CDS encoding AraC family transcriptional regulator: protein MSALHEAVRRHADAHAGANGVAPSPIAGLLAVRALAPSELMHDVQRPLACLVLEGAKRVTFGTGAFDFSAGHSLLVTADVPTVSQITRASAAAPYCSLVLELDPAVIADLVAQMDPPPDEDTAPVRVLPTEPEVADAALRLVQLLEQPQARPVLQAQRIRELHYWLLAGRHGHAIRRLGRPDGHVHRIARAVKRLRRDFARTLPVDALALEAGMSASAFHRHFKAVTSLSPRQFQKHLRLIEARRLMQSQGLPAGSAAYAVGYESVPQFTREYGRMFGRTPAADARATAPQRTARA from the coding sequence ATGTCCGCATTGCACGAAGCTGTCCGCCGCCACGCCGACGCCCATGCCGGTGCGAACGGCGTTGCGCCCTCGCCCATTGCCGGGCTGCTTGCCGTGCGCGCGCTTGCGCCGAGCGAACTCATGCACGACGTGCAGCGCCCGCTGGCCTGCCTGGTACTGGAAGGCGCCAAGCGGGTCACCTTTGGCACGGGCGCGTTCGATTTCTCGGCCGGCCACTCCCTCCTCGTCACCGCCGACGTGCCCACGGTCAGCCAGATCACCCGCGCCAGTGCGGCTGCGCCCTATTGCTCCCTGGTGCTGGAGCTCGATCCGGCGGTGATCGCCGACCTGGTCGCCCAGATGGACCCACCGCCGGACGAGGACACCGCGCCGGTGCGCGTGCTGCCGACCGAGCCGGAGGTCGCCGATGCCGCGCTGCGCCTGGTGCAGCTGCTGGAGCAGCCGCAGGCGCGGCCGGTGCTGCAGGCCCAGCGGATCCGCGAGCTGCACTACTGGTTGCTTGCCGGCCGACACGGCCATGCGATCCGCCGCCTCGGCCGGCCCGATGGCCATGTGCACCGCATCGCACGCGCGGTGAAACGGCTGCGCCGCGATTTCGCCCGGACCCTGCCGGTCGATGCACTCGCCCTCGAGGCTGGGATGAGTGCCTCCGCCTTCCACCGCCACTTCAAGGCGGTCACCTCGCTGTCGCCGCGGCAGTTCCAGAAGCACCTGCGCCTGATCGAAGCGCGCCGGCTGATGCAGTCGCAGGGCCTGCCAGCCGGCAGCGCGGCGTACGCGGTGGGCTACGAGAGCGTGCCGCAGTTCACCCGCGAGTACGGGCGCATGTTCGGCCGCACGCCGGCGGCCGATGCCCGCGCAACTGCTCCGCAGCGCACGGCGCGCGCCTGA
- a CDS encoding formate/nitrite transporter family protein, translating to MADASPAMETPDGIASAISDTCTEKATLGTGNMIGLGVLAGAYIGFGSLIAALLGAGAADLPYGLAQIAAGIGFSLGLILVILAGAELFTGNTLMTLPLARGRIGIGQLARAWCVVWIANFIGALSLVALALAAGVHLAGDGAVATSAIDIAAGKAAKPALGILASGILANVLVCLAVWMAAGAKSAVDKVAVIVPPVAAFVALGLEHSIANMSLLPLGLLAQMTTGAALPAGLSWGAAGINLLWSTLGNIIGGGALGLVYWAVYLRGK from the coding sequence ATGGCCGACGCTTCGCCCGCGATGGAAACGCCCGACGGGATCGCCAGCGCGATCTCCGACACCTGCACCGAGAAGGCCACGCTGGGCACCGGCAACATGATCGGCCTGGGCGTGCTGGCCGGTGCCTATATCGGCTTCGGCAGTCTGATCGCCGCCCTGCTCGGCGCCGGCGCCGCCGACCTGCCGTATGGGCTGGCGCAGATCGCGGCCGGCATCGGTTTTTCGCTGGGATTGATCCTGGTGATCCTCGCCGGCGCCGAACTCTTCACCGGCAATACGCTGATGACCCTGCCGCTGGCGCGCGGGCGCATCGGCATCGGCCAGCTGGCCCGGGCGTGGTGCGTGGTGTGGATCGCGAACTTCATCGGCGCGCTGTCGCTGGTGGCACTCGCGCTGGCCGCGGGCGTGCATCTTGCCGGCGATGGCGCCGTCGCCACCTCGGCCATCGACATCGCCGCCGGGAAGGCCGCGAAACCTGCGCTGGGCATCCTCGCCAGCGGCATCCTCGCCAACGTGCTGGTGTGCCTGGCGGTGTGGATGGCGGCGGGCGCGAAGTCGGCGGTCGACAAGGTGGCGGTGATCGTGCCGCCGGTTGCCGCATTCGTCGCATTGGGCCTCGAGCATTCGATCGCCAACATGTCACTGCTGCCGCTGGGCCTGCTGGCACAGATGACGACCGGCGCGGCGCTGCCGGCCGGACTGTCGTGGGGCGCCGCCGGCATCAACCTGCTGTGGTCGACGCTGGGCAACATCATCGGCGGCGGCGCGCTCGGCCTCGTCTACTGGGCGGTGTACCTGCGCGGCAAATAA
- a CDS encoding DUF2231 domain-containing protein, which yields MHTRPDVVTQPYRPLHPLHMLLVTSAFPLFLGTLVADIAYAKTYQIQWTNFASWLLVGAMVFAVPALVWALVSLITPTARTRARYIYVGLLALTCVLGFLNSLVHAMDAWQKMPQALVWSVLCVASIVATLWFALGGTLRRREVVA from the coding sequence ATGCATACACGCCCGGACGTCGTGACGCAGCCCTACCGGCCGCTGCACCCGCTGCACATGTTGCTGGTCACCAGCGCATTTCCCCTGTTTCTCGGCACCCTGGTCGCCGACATCGCCTACGCGAAGACCTACCAGATCCAGTGGACCAACTTCGCCTCATGGCTGCTTGTCGGCGCGATGGTGTTTGCGGTGCCGGCGCTGGTCTGGGCGCTCGTGTCCCTGATCACGCCGACCGCGCGCACCCGCGCGCGCTACATCTACGTCGGCCTGCTCGCGCTGACCTGCGTGCTGGGCTTCCTCAATTCGCTGGTCCATGCGATGGATGCCTGGCAGAAGATGCCGCAGGCGCTGGTGTGGTCGGTGCTGTGCGTGGCCTCGATTGTCGCGACGCTGTGGTTCGCGCTTGGCGGCACGCTGCGCCGTCGGGAGGTGGTCGCATGA
- a CDS encoding TetR/AcrR family transcriptional regulator C-terminal domain-containing protein, with translation MTGPHSPSGAARIVSRVARTGELLDPPPRFAARGRAPRHFGDHVALGIEHPLPRGRPSAPSKDELFAEILRQLLARSMDGLDLAYRPDQPLRPQLLELVQQKLALLRDPHFIDLARVAIAAAIHSPERAHDMVARMGEREEGLTTWVRAAAADGRLKTDNPLFASMQLQGLLKGFAFWPQITLSQPALTPAQQAQVGEAAVDMFLACYGRPDSDV, from the coding sequence GTGACCGGTCCGCATTCGCCCTCAGGCGCCGCTCGTATCGTCTCCCGCGTCGCGCGCACCGGCGAGCTGCTCGATCCGCCGCCGCGATTCGCTGCTCGAGGCCGTGCGCCGCGCCACTTCGGCGATCACGTCGCGCTTGGCATCGAGCATCCGCTGCCGCGCGGGCGCCCGAGCGCCCCCAGCAAGGACGAGCTGTTCGCCGAGATCCTGCGGCAGTTGCTCGCGCGCAGCATGGATGGCCTCGACCTCGCCTATCGCCCCGACCAGCCGCTGCGCCCGCAATTGCTGGAACTGGTGCAGCAGAAGCTCGCCCTGCTGCGCGACCCGCACTTCATCGACCTGGCCCGCGTGGCCATCGCCGCCGCCATCCACTCACCCGAGCGCGCACACGACATGGTGGCGCGCATGGGCGAGCGCGAAGAAGGCCTCACCACCTGGGTGCGCGCCGCCGCAGCGGATGGCCGGCTCAAGACCGACAACCCGCTGTTCGCCTCCATGCAGCTGCAGGGCCTGCTGAAGGGCTTCGCGTTCTGGCCGCAGATCACGTTGAGCCAGCCGGCGCTGACGCCCGCGCAGCAGGCGCAGGTGGGAGAAGCGGCCGTGGACATGTTCCTGGCGTGTTACGGGCGGCCTGATTCGGACGTTTGA
- a CDS encoding GIY-YIG nuclease family protein, with the protein MAHPQTIQIFLPAGDPQGIRVAEIPTRIVRVIEVPRSLLGEFLKMPEPDQVGVYFLFGDDEATGQMKVYVGQTGSLRMRLSQHNAGRDFWNRVVIALSLTNSLTNTHASYLEWLSIQKTRDAERFVLENGNSGAKPHTPAPLLADCTEIHETIRVLLSTLGYPVFDPVARRAVTDAQDGPYQPDAPDGAPNAGPELRRYICTGPDADARGVYTNEGFVVLAGSTGRAEAVASFQSTGYFRLREQLIQQDALRTDGRRLVFVRDTLFKSPSAAAACVLGRTANGPLEWRDEAGVPLWEHEVKPLELGAEAAS; encoded by the coding sequence ATGGCCCACCCGCAGACGATCCAGATCTTCCTTCCTGCCGGCGATCCCCAGGGGATTCGCGTGGCGGAGATTCCAACCCGCATTGTCCGCGTCATCGAGGTGCCGCGGAGCCTGCTGGGTGAGTTCCTCAAGATGCCGGAGCCCGACCAGGTGGGTGTGTACTTCCTGTTCGGCGACGACGAAGCCACCGGACAGATGAAGGTCTACGTGGGCCAGACAGGATCCTTGCGGATGCGCCTGTCGCAGCACAACGCGGGACGGGACTTCTGGAACCGCGTGGTGATCGCGCTGTCGCTGACCAACAGCCTGACCAACACCCACGCCAGCTATCTGGAATGGCTGTCGATCCAGAAGACGCGGGATGCCGAACGCTTCGTGCTGGAGAACGGCAACTCGGGTGCGAAGCCGCATACGCCGGCACCGCTGCTTGCGGACTGCACGGAAATCCACGAGACGATCCGGGTGCTGCTTTCGACACTGGGCTATCCGGTGTTCGATCCCGTCGCCCGGCGAGCGGTGACCGATGCGCAGGATGGTCCGTACCAGCCTGATGCGCCGGACGGCGCCCCGAATGCGGGGCCGGAACTGAGGCGATACATCTGCACGGGGCCGGATGCGGACGCCCGCGGGGTTTACACGAACGAGGGATTTGTCGTGCTGGCCGGTTCTACCGGTCGGGCCGAGGCGGTTGCGTCGTTCCAGTCGACGGGCTATTTCCGCCTGCGCGAACAGTTGATCCAGCAGGACGCATTGCGGACCGATGGGCGACGCCTCGTGTTCGTGCGCGACACCTTGTTCAAGTCACCGAGTGCGGCGGCAGCCTGTGTGCTTGGGCGAACGGCGAACGGTCCGCTGGAATGGCGGGACGAGGCGGGCGTGCCGCTCTGGGAGCATGAGGTGAAGCCCTTGGAACTTGGTGCTGAGGCTGCGTCCTGA